The Actinomycetota bacterium genome segment CGGTACGCGTGCCATCGTTGCTCCTCGATCTCGGGTGTGTCGCCCGGACGTCCCGGGCTCACCAACGGCAACCCGGGTGCGCCGGACGTTCTTCGCCGCTCAGTACCGGCGTTCGTACGTGGTGCCCCCCCTGGCGCCGAGCGTGGCCGGGGCCCGCAGGTGCGCCCACGCAGCGCACAGATCTGACGACCGAACGTTCCCATCTGATCGGTCCGTCGACCGGAGACGACCAACGTCTGGGCTAGTCGATCTGCCGCTGGGATATTCCGCCGATCTCGCTCCCTTTCAGCCGTGGCGTCCCGCCCCTCGTGGATGGACGGTTCGTAGCGTCCTAGTGGAAGCGAGGGACAGGATCAGCGATGCAGCGTCCGACGCTCTCGAAGTTGGCGGGTTCGGTCGGCAGAGGCTTGGCGGCGGGCCTGGTCGGTACCGCAGTGATGACGGTGTCGAGCACGATCGAACAGAAGCTGCGTGAGCGGGGAGCCAGCTCCGCGCCCGCGGATGCGGCGTCGGAGGTCCTCGGCATCGATGAGTTCGAGGGCGAGGACGCGCGGGAGCGGTTCTCCAACCTGACCCATTGGGGGTACGGGACCGGGTGGGGTGCGGTCCGCGGCGTCATCGGTGCGGCCGGTGTGGGCGCGGGAGTCGCGCCGCGTGACGGGCATCGAGGTGATCCCGCTGGAGGAGCTCGGGCGGCCGCGGATCGACGTGACC includes the following:
- a CDS encoding cobaltochelatase subunit CobN; the encoded protein is MGGTGPGGVRSAASSVRPVWARESRRVTGIEVIPLEELGRPRIDVT